From the genome of Brassica oleracea var. oleracea cultivar TO1000 chromosome C4, BOL, whole genome shotgun sequence:
NNNNNNNNNNNNNNNNNNNNNNNNNNNNNNNNTTTCCTGAGGTGGAGGGTTGAATGGGTGGGTTCCTCCATGTTCGCTGGAGCTGTCTATCAGTGAGGGGGAAACCAAGATCAGTAGGCTGAGGTGGGGGCTGGGGTACTGATGTGTTCGCGAAGGCGAAGTCCGCTGAGCTACATCCAGCTATGCCTCCTCTGGTCAAGACATCAGCCACTTTCTTCATGAACTTAGCTGAAGTATTTGCTTGCTTCTTCACCGTCTTGCTCAGCACCTTGCACTTGTCCTTCAGCTTTTCTATTGTCCTGTCTTGTGCCTTGTTCCATCTCTGAAGTCGACCAATATGCTCATGAGCGTCACGAAGCGCACCAGGAGGAAGAACCCCATCATGTGGCTTGAAGTAGTAGTGCATAGGTCCATAGAAGGGTAAAGATGCTTCCCTAGGAGGTTCGTAATGTCTCGTCGGAACACTCCTTTTCCTTGGTGGAGCAATGGGACCGAGAGACCCGTGTTCTCCAAGAAAGTCTTCCTGGGATATGTTGAAGCTGATAGCTCCAGGTCTCTCTAAGCTCGTCAGGTTCTGGTTTGGAAGAACCACTTCGACCGGCTTGCCCTGCAAGTAGTAGTGGTAGACGTAGTCCTTCCCATACACCCCACTGAAATAGGTGGCAATCCCAAGTAANNNNNNNNNNNNNNNNNNNNNNNNNNNNNNNNNNNNNNNNNNNNNNNNNNNNNNNNNNNNNNNNNNNNNNNNNNNNNNNNNNNNNNNNNNNNNNNNNNNNNNNNNNNNNNNNNNNNNNNNNNNNNNNNNNNNNNNNNNNNNNNNNNNNNNNNNNNNNNNNNNNNNNNNNNNNNNNNNNNNNNNNNNNNNNNNNNNNNNNNNNNNNNNNNNNNNNNNNNNNNNNNNNNNNNNNNNNNNNNNNNNNNNNNNNNNNNNNNNNNNNNNNNNNNNNNNNNNNNNNNNNNNNNNNNNNNNNNNNNNNNNNNNNNNNNNNNNNNNNNNNNNNNNNNNNNNNNNNNNNNNNNNNNNNNNNNNNNNNNNNNNNNNNNNNNNNNNNNNNNNNNNNNNNNNNNNNNNNNNNNNNNNNNNNNNNNNNNNNNNNNNNNNNNNNNNNNNNNNNNNNNNNNNNNNNNNNNNNNNNNNNNNNNNNNNNNNNNNNNNNNNNNNNNNNNNNNNNNNNNNNNNNNNNNNNNNNNNNNNNNNNNNNNNNNNNNNNNNNNNNNNNNNNNNNNNNNNNNNNNNNNNNNNNNNNNNNNNNNNNNNNNNNNNNNNNNNNNNNNNNNNNNNNNNNNNNNNNNNNNNNNNNNNNNNNNNNNNNNNNNNNNNNNNNNNNNNNNNNNNNNNNNNNNNNNNNNNNNNNNNNNNNNNNNNNNNNNNNNNNNNNNNNNNNNNNNNNNNNNNNNNNNNNNNNNNNNNNNNNNNNNNNNNNNNNNNNNNNNNNNNNNNNNNNNNNNNNNNNNNNNNNNNNNNNNNNNNNNNNNNNNNNNNNNNNNNNNNNNNNNNNNNNNNNNNNNNNNNNNNNNNNNNNNNNNNNNNNNNNNNNNNNNNNNNNNNNNNNNNNNNNNNNNNNNNNNNNNNNNNNNNNNNNNNNNNNNNNNNNNNNNNNNNNNNNNNNNNNNNNNNNNNNNNNNNNNNNNNNNNNNNNNNNNNNNNNNNNNNNNNNNNNNNNNNNNNNNNNNNNNNNNNNNNNNNNNNNNNNNNNNNNNNNNNNNNNNNNNNNNNNNNNNNNNNNNNNNNNNNNNNNNNNNNNNNNNNNNNNNNNNNNNNNNNNNNNNNNNNNNNNNNNNNNNNNNNNNNNNNNNNNNNNNNNNNNNNNNNNNNNNNNNNNNNNNNNNNNNNNNNNNNNNNNNNNNNNNNNNNNNNNNNNNNNNNNNNNNNNNNNNNNNNNNNNNNNNNNNNNNNNNNNNNNNNNNNNNNNNNNNNNNNNNNNNNNNNNNNNNNNNNNNNNNNNNNNNNNNNNNNNNNNNNNNNNNNNNNNNNNNNNNNNNNNNNNNNNNNNNNNNNNNNNNNNNNNNNNNNNNNNNNNNNNNNNNNNNNNNNNNNNNNNNNNNNNNNNNNNNNNNNNNNNNNNNAAAATGACCAAATTTCGATTTTCAAATTCTAGGGTTCATGGACCTACGAATTTGAATTTAAAAACTCAATACCTTGCTTTGGATGAAAGGAAATGGTGAATGGGTGGTGAGGAATAAACTACAGGGGCGAAAGCTTGGATTTAGAAACAAGAACTTGTTGATTTGGGTGAGAATTGAGAAAGTTAGGGGATTTTTGGTGTGGGTGAGTTTGAGAGAGTATGAGTGTTTATGAGAGGAGGAGAGGGTGAGGAAGATGAAATCGTGGGTGTTGGGTAGGTTTAGGGGCGTTCGGTTTGGTTTAGGTAGATTGGGGATTGGTTTATTTTAATTAAACCGGGTTTAAAACGAAGAAAACTTACCTGGACCGGCTCGGGAGCGACTTGAGGGTGTCGCTGCGAGAGGTCGCTCCCGGGTCGTTTCTTCGCGAGCGACCTGGCTAAGTCGTTCCGAAGACGTCGCTCCCAGATGGAGCGACTTCATGTGCTCGCTATAGGAGGTCACTCCGAGAGCGATTCTCGCGTATCCGACGCCATAAACGTGAGCGATCTTGCTGTGTCGCTCCGGCCACGTCGCTCCCAGCTGGAGCGACCTTATGGTGTCGCTGCGGAACGTCGCTGCGAGGTCGATTTCGTGCCTAAAAACCGCAAAAACGCGAGCGAACTGGCTGTGTCGCTCCGAAGACGTCGCTCCTAGCTAGAGCGACCCTTCACACTCCCTGCTGATTCTCGCTCCCACGATCGATTCTCTGCTCAAACCGGGTAGATCAAGCACCTGCACACCACTTCAAAAAAATTTCTCTTTTTTTTTTTTTTTTTTTTAGAAATATGATGAAAATGAAAGTTCTAATGCAATATGTACAAGGAAGGATACGCATGGGACTTTCTCCCAAGTGAGTTTGTTTTAAGTCTCTGGCTTGACTTTGCCTCCTTTTGGATTAGGCCGGGGTAGGATCAGACAGTGGAGTTGAAACCCCATTTTCCTCGGGTGCATTTGCCATGTAGAGCTTAACCCTTTGCCCATTGACTGTGAAGTCTCTTCCATCAGTACTCCACAAAAATATTTCTCCATATGGTCTAACCTCCTTGACCTTTAAAGGACCGGACCACCTTGACTTAAGCTTTTCTGGAAACAATCCCTTCCTTAACCATGAAGTGACACTTCTTCCAATTTAGCACAAGGTTGGTGTCTTCACATCTCTGTAGGACCCTGCACAAGTTTGACAAACAAGCAGAAAATGAAGATCTGTAGACGGAGAAATCATCCATAAACACCTGCACAACATCCTCAATTAGATCAGAGAAAATTGACATCATGCACCTTTGAAAGGTGGCTGGAGCATTACATAGACCAAATGACATTCTTCGATATGCAAAGGTACCATAAGGACATGTGAATGTCGTTTTCTCTTGATCATTGGGATGTATGGGGATTTGGAAAAATCCTGAATATCCATCAAGAAAGCAATAGAATGGATGGTTTGCAAGTCTCTCAAGCACAATAACAAAATGATCAATTGATTCAAAGAGATGAACTTTCCAAGAGGTATTGGTGGTTTTCTTTTGATAAAAGATAATCTGCCTCTAATGGCTTACAAAAGATACTTAAACTTAAGTTTAGAAAGTAAAAACGTGCATAATGAAATGACCAAAACGCCTTTGAGTAAACATGAAGTAGAGCAAACAAAAGGCGCGCAGCGACCTCCAGTAGTCGCTCCGAAAGGTCGCTCCGAAAGGTCGCTCCAGGCTTCGGGAGCGACCTGGAGGGGTCGCTGCGAGACGTCGCTCTGGGTCGCTCTCGTGTCTCTGAGCGATGAAAACGCGAGCGACTTCTCCGCATCGCTCTGATAAGGTCGCTCTCGTGCCTCCGAGCGATGAAAACGCGAGCGATTTCTCTGCGTCGCTCTGGTTAGGTCGCTCTCGTGCCTCCGAGCAATGAAAACGCGAGCGACATCGGGGTGTCGCTCTGGCCAAGTCGCTCTAAAGGGGTGTCACTGTGACTTCACGGTGTCGCTCCGGTGAGGTCGCTCCCATGCACTGGTCGTCCAATGATCACCTTTATAACCTCTTTTGAGCTCCAAATGCACCAAAATGTCTCCAAGAACTCCATGTGGTACTCCAATACCTGATAAAGACTCATGTATGCAAAATGCAACCTAAACATGGCTAAATCCTAGTCTATATGATCAAAATGCACATGGGTGAATGGATAAAACTATGGAAATATGCAAGATATCAATGTTGGACCTCAAACATTCTGGGATATCCCTGTCATGGAGAGGCAAACGACGTAGCCATCTTGTTTACTGCAGACTGGATCGAACGCTGGTTAATCCGGCATGGTCTGATAGATTTCCCACGGGCAGATACCAATACCTCGGTTTCGAAGGATCAAACCACCGACCTGTGCTCACAGTTTTTGACTCAGGAAAACAACATAGAAACCGGTTATTTCGGTATGATCGCAGACTCCGGGAAAACGAGGCTGTTAAGGAAATAATTGCAGAGATTTGGAATGCGAATCCAGATGCGTCCGTCAACACTCGACTAGCAATGTGCAGACGTGCTATCACTGTCTGGATGCAAGAGCAATTCTTCAATAGTAAGGAGGCAATTAACAAACTCAAACAGAGACTGGACGTTGCGATGTCTGACCCCAAAGGTGACGATAAGCTGATAAATGATCTCAATCTCGGTCTCATGGTGGCGTATAAAGCAGAAGAGGAATTCTGGCGACAAAGGAGCAGAATCATGTGGTTATCCTTAGGGGATAAGAACTCAGGGTATTTTCACGCGATCGCCAAGGGACGTCGAGCTCGAGACAGAATGACAGTTATCGAGGATGCAGTGGGTACAGCGTACTATGAAGAGGAACAGATTGCGGGACAGATAAAAGAATATTTTTCGGGCATCTACTCCTCGGACTTCTCGACCACCGGCTTAGCATCTACTGTCGAGATAGTAGGATCAGCCATCTCACCCTCTATCGCACCTGATACGAACGAAAGTATTTGTTCCATCCCTACAGCTGCAGAAATAAAAAAATGCTCTCTTTCTCATCCATCCGGACAAGGTGCCAGGGCCGGATGGCTTCTCTGCAAGCTTCTTCCATTCTAATTGGAGCACTACTGGACCAGCTTTGATCTCAGAAGTACAGGCAGTCTTCCGGACAGGAAGCTTACCACCGGTTACCAACGTCACGTACGTTCGTCTCATTCCGAAGATAACAGGAGCGAAGCTGGTATCCGACTATTGACTGATTGCGCTGTGCAACGTGTCCTACAAAGTCATCACGAAGATACTCTCCCTGCGCCTAAAGCCTATACTACAGGACATCATCTCTGAAACGCAGTCAGCCTTTGTGCCTGAAAGAGCCATCTCGGACAACGTTCTCATCACACATGAGATTCTCCACACACTTAAGACGTCGGAAGCGGAAATTCATTGCTCGATGGCCGTCAAGACAGACATGAGTAAGGCCTATGATAGGCTAGAATGGCACTTCATTGAGACAGTCCTGGACCGGTTCGGATTTGCAGTACCGTTCGTCAACCTGATCATGCAATGTGTGCGATCCGTCTCATACTCTTTTCTCGTCAACGACTCGGTACACGACAGGATTATCCCATCAAGAGGAATCTGACAAGGCGACCCCTTATCACCATACATCTTCATCCTATGTGGAGAAGTACTCTCGGGGCTTTGTCAAGAGCACAACGGAGTGGGCATATGTCAGGCCTTAGAGTGGCAACGCCGGCACCTCGACTAAATCATTTGTTATTCGTAGATGACACAATGTTCTTTTTTTTAGACACTGATGAGAGGAGCTGCTCTGCCTTGTTAGACATCTTGCATCAGTATAGAATGTCGTCTGGTCAACTGATAAATGCGGCCAAGTCCTCTATATCCTTCTCGGCTAAGACCCCGCAGGCAATACGGCAACGTGTTAAACAACACCTCGGGATTGAGCAGGAAGGAGGAGTAGGGAAGTACTTACGACTACCAGGACATTTTGGACGACGCAAGAAAGACCTCTTTACAAACATCGTAGATCGCATCAGACAAAAGGCGGTTAGCTGGGCCTCAAAGCACCTCTCAAGCGCAGGAAAACTTGTCATGCTGAAGGCCGTACTCACACCGATCCCATCCTATGCGATGACATGTTTCGAGTTACCAGTGAGCTTATGTAACCGGATACAATATGTGCTCACGAGGTTCTGGTGGGATGCTTCGCCAGACAAGAAGAAAATGTGTGGGGTGGCATGGGAAGTAATCACAACACCAAAAGCGGCAGGGGGCTCGGGGTACGTGACATTCAAGCTTTTAACACTGCCCTACTTGCGAAACAGGCGTGGCGGATTGTATCTAAACCGGACTGCCTACTCTCTAAAATCCTTCGCGCCAAATACTGCAGCAAAGTGTCGTTTCTTCAAGTGGAACCACCGAAAACAGCCTCTCACGGGTGGCGAGGAATTCTAAAAGGAAGAAACCTGTTACTGACTAATCTGAGTAAAGTCATAGGCGATGGGGAGAGTACGAGAATCTGGAAAGACCCTTGGCTCAGTATGTCGACCCCGATGAGACCTCTAGGACCGGTATGTGAAGAGAACCAGGATCTTGTGGTCGCGGACCTTCTCTGTCGAGGCAGCTTAGAGTGGAATGTAACTAGAATAGAAAGCCTCCCACCTCAGTATCTGCCTAACATCATGCACATTAAACCAAGTGTGCTGGGAGCTCCAGATTCCTTTGGTTGGCTAGCATAGAAGTCGGGTACCTACACAGCTAAGTCGGGGTACTATGTTGCAATCACAATGGATCAAACAGAACCGATCCCTAACCAAAGCCTCTACCAAGCTATATGGAAAGCTAAAATATCCCCAAAACTTCAATTATTTCTCTGGAAAATAGCTAAGGGAGCTCTGGCCTTGGGGGAGAATTTAGAAAAGCGAGGACTTCTTTCCAACGTAACATGTAGACACTGTGGGGAATTTGAAACCACTGACCACATCTTCCTACACTAAAGCTTCACTAGGCAGATATGGACAGCACACTGTTGGAAACTGAATTTCAATCCATCAGACTGTGCATCCTTCAGTGAAGCCTTCATGGCCTCGACGAGTCAGATCAACCTCCCACCGTTGGGAGTGACAGGAAACTTATTCCCGTGGCTATGCTGGGGAATTTGGACGGCGCAAAACTACCATATTTTCGAGAGCAGAGCTTCTCTACATGCGGACATCATCTCGAGATCAATCAAAAACGCAAGGGAATGGACGGAAGCCCAACCGAGCTCGCCTTCACCTCCACTTGGACAGAGCCAAATGAATACTATACCAGCAGGAACGACATGTATGATTATTTGCTGTTCTGATGCTGCATGGAAGGCAACAACAAACAGGGCAGGCTGTGGTTGGATATGCACGGACACATCACCCGACGGAACTCTACGGAATCACTCGGGACATCGAGCATCTATCCCTCTCCTTTGACTGCATCGCTTTTACTTTTATTCCTAGAAACCTTAATGTTATGGCTGATTCACTTGCTAAATCAGTCTTGTATTTGGCCATAGCCAACTAAACTTTCTGCTGTTGGACTGCTTCTTTCGCATTTATAATATTGGTGTTCAAAAAAAAAAAGAAAAAAAAAAACATCGACCTCAACCTTATACGAAGAGAAAGCTCATCAAGTCTAAAATATCATCAAAAAACAATCGGAGGAAACTCAGTATTTTTCTTCGAAAAAACCGCGAACTCTCTAAAACGTCTTGTAATGAACTACGATTAGCTTGATGACTATTCAAAGATACTTAGGCAGCATTAAATTGGGTTCCGCTATAACATAACAAAATCTCCTTTATACTCATTCACCGAATTTTGCAACTCATTACAGGTACTTCTCCAAAACCTTAAATCGAAATCGTGATCTTATTGATGAGATACTATTAGAGAAAGAAGTGAACGTGGCCATTAGTTTCCATATTACTTTTTATGTGGTAGGATTATGTTTCCTTAAGTTGAGGATGTGTTCCTTCTTATCCACGTTTCTGGTTTCACGTAGTTAGTTTATTTCTTTAGTTTTGTATTTAAGTATCAGTTGGGAAGGGAACGAAAGAAGAAGAGAAAATTGTAGTAAATTGTTTTATTAGTTTGTTTTTCACAAACTTTCTTAACTTTGAGGAGGGGCCTTAATTGACATCAAAGCAATTTGTGTTCTTAGGTATCAAAGGGGTTGATTAGGTTCACTCCTAACACTTATCCAGTACACTGATTTTAGATTCAACATTTATTAGATTTTTATGTGATTGGGATGTGATCCAAATAGTTCTTTAATTGGTTGGAACACTTTTTCTCCCAAAGCCAAAAGCAAAACAAAAAAAAAACATCATAGGATTAGTGTACTCATTGGTATAAACTGACCCACACACATGCTTTTGCATCATCACCATTAAACTGTCTCATAAGTTTTGGCGCACACGAATATTTTTGGTGATGCATTCATTGAAAATTTGAAATGATTCGTCATCATCTCTATTATTTCTCCCATAGTGACAAAAGAGGAGTGAAAAAGGTAAGATAGTCAGGTTGTACTGGCATTGATTGGTTTTTAAGTATTTATGAGTGTGAAAGAAATAGTGGATTCTATGCGTATGGATATAAAATATGTGGTCTCTACCATATTTGACTTTACATTCCTTGGACACACAAAACGGTCCACTGGCTTTTTCCTTTTATTTTACATGTTTCTTGGGAGTAGTATAGTTTCATAGAGATTACACATTCACTCTGTCTTCCATCTACAGGTTCCCTTTGTCTTCCATCTGTTCGAGTTGTAGCGCTAAAGATTAGCATAACAGTATCGAAGGAATCTAGGTCGACTTGCTTGAGAGAAGATTTTATTCTTGGGACGCCAAATCTCACTGAGAACAGGGGGTTCTATTGGGTACACTGTTATTTGGATGAAATCTTTATCCTTTTGTCTTGATATTAATTAGAAATGTCCTAAGTTTTCATTTACTTTTGGTTAGGAATAGTTATTTGGGAGTTGGAGCTTAGTCGGCATATTGAACTTTGATAAGTACCCTACCATGTGATCAGAACTAGAACCATCCAAAATAGTGTTGGCTCTGAGCATGTGCTCAGGAGTGTACATGCATTGGATCTCTTTATTCTTACATTTTTACAAAATAAATTAGGATCTTAATTTGTTAATGGACAATTCTCTCAAATGACATTTTTTAAGTTTTGTCACAAAAATAGTTCTAAAAAAATAAAATGACCAAATTGGCCATTTTATTTTAAAATTTTTAATATGTATATTTATTTTTAAAAATTTGAACTCATCCCCAAAACCCAACCACTTAGCTCTAAACCCTAAGTCTTAGATTAGTTAACCTAAGGTTATAAATGCATATTTACTCTTTAATAAAACTTTTTTGGTCATTTTCTTCATTAAGATCTATTTTTGTGAAAATAAACTAAAAATAGTTATCCAAGAGAATTTTTCTTTGTTAAATCCCAGATAATTTAGGGTCTTATTTTTAAATTTATAATAGTATAACTGCAAATTAGAAGAATAAAAAGATTATCCTACCACAAGGCACATGTATAAGCCGGGCCTGATCCAAAACACGGGAGGGGACCATAAAGTGTAGTTATGAGTTCAAGAAAATTGTCTTTGTATAAAACATCAAATTCTGTTTAGATGAACCTTATAAATTTTATTTCTCCAACACGAACGGAGGTTCAGATCTGTCTATGTCTTCTAATAGAACTGTGTGGATATCAAATTCTATCAAACTAATATCGTGAGGGATTATATCGATTTGCAGTTAGGTGTGTACTCAAAAGGGGTCTCGGTGTTAATGCCAGGAGACAGTATACCTATATTCATTGCTCACCATGCACCCGTATCCACACCTGCAGACAGAAATTCCAACACACGAATTCGAGAATGTTAACAATTCGAGAATTGCATTATTCAATTATTTGTTTTTTTTAAGAAGAACACGAGAGAAAACACGGCGCGTCCATCCAACGCGCCCCAGATTATCTCTCTCGAAGCCTAATGTCCTCGATCCAAATAGTCGATTTCCCCTAGCCTCTCCGGCACCATCTGGTGCTGCGAGAGGGCCATACAATCTCCCGCTGTGTCCATCTCCACCTCTTCCCTTCGTTGTTCTCAGCTCAGTTTGCCTTTCTGCTCGGCGTCTCTGGATCTGTTGAATTCCTCCACCAGATAGTCGGATTCAAAGTCCTCTTTGGTTCCTCTGGAGCTCCGGCGAGGCAAGAAGAGTCGGGGTTATCTTAGGGCCGGCCCTTGGGTTTCCTGTTAGTTGCCGTTTGCGCTCGAAGTTGGGTCAACTTTGAGATCCGAGACAGCCGGAACACCAGACGCGTCGCTGCCGTCGTCGTTTCAGCCTCTACATCTCGCTCCAGTCGGCTCTTCTATCAAGTCTCTCCGTACAGCTTCTCCTCTCTTTGAGTGAAAGATGGCTATGAGGTAAGCCATCAAGGACCTCTTTCTTTAGTTCGAAAGACAACAACCATGGTGGTCTCTGGTTCAAGTTTGGTAACTCCTTCTTGCTACCGATGTTGTTCACTGGGGTCTTGAGGACAACCTTAGTCATGATGTCACCTGCTTCAAGGCGTAGCCTTTTTCTACCATGAGCCGTCTGTTTTCAAAGAGTTTAATCGCTTCTTCTATTTGTCAATTC
Proteins encoded in this window:
- the LOC106338365 gene encoding uncharacterized protein LOC106338365; the protein is MEICKISMLDLKHSGISLSWRGKRRSHLVYCRLDRTLVNPAWSDRFPTGRYQYLGFEGSNHRPVLTVFDSGKQHRNRLFRYDRRLRENEAVKEIIAEIWNANPDASVNTRLAMCRRAITVWMQEQFFNSKEAINKLKQRLDVAMSDPKGDDKLINDLNLGLMVAYKAEEEFWRQRSRIMWLSLGDKNSGYFHAIAKGRRARDRMTVIEDAVGTAYYEEEQIAGQIKEYFSGIYSSDFSTTGLASTVEIVGSAISPSIAPDTNETLISEVQAVFRTGSLPPVTNVTYVRLIPKITGAKLSAFVPERAISDNVLITHEILHTLKTSEAEIHCSMAVKTDMSKAYDRLEWHFIETVLDRFGFAVPFVNLIMQYTDERSCSALLDILHQYRMSSGQLINAAKSSISFSAKTPQAIRQRVKQHLGIEQEGGVGKYLRLPGHFGRRKKDLFTNIVDRIRQKAVSWASKHLSSAGKLVMLKAVLTPIPSYAMTCFELPVSLCNRIQYVLTRFWWDASPDKKKMCGVAWEVITTPKAAGGSGYVTFKLLTLPYLRNRRGGLYLNRTAYSLKSFAPNTAAKCRFFKWNHRKQPLTGGEEF